A stretch of the Pseudomonas sp. ACM7 genome encodes the following:
- a CDS encoding multidrug transporter, translating to MFIGVLLVITWLILLLRYPAKALPVSVAAAIGLGLVATWVIWMDNREVKQLARLELRITYAPEQCPADRPLQLKMKNGNDVPLTELRWRIAAYAPGDTVNLADNQYAAPRYRGPGELQAGANWEDCLPLPPLRPGYRPQTLEFRAERLQGSFSD from the coding sequence ATGTTCATCGGCGTCTTGCTGGTCATCACCTGGCTGATTTTGTTGCTGCGCTACCCGGCCAAAGCACTGCCCGTCTCCGTGGCGGCGGCCATCGGCCTGGGGCTGGTGGCGACGTGGGTGATCTGGATGGACAACCGCGAGGTCAAGCAACTGGCGCGCCTGGAGTTGCGCATCACTTACGCGCCAGAACAGTGCCCGGCCGACCGCCCACTGCAACTGAAGATGAAAAACGGCAACGACGTGCCGCTGACCGAACTGCGCTGGCGCATCGCAGCCTATGCGCCGGGCGACACGGTCAATCTGGCCGACAATCAATACGCCGCACCGCGCTATCGCGGCCCCGGCGAACTGCAGGCCGGCGCGAACTGGGAAGACTGTTTGCCCCTGCCGCCGCTGCGCCCTGGCTATCGCCCGCAAACGCTGGAGTTTCGCGCAGAGCGTTTGCAAGGTAGTTTCTCCGATTGA
- a CDS encoding SDR family oxidoreductase, with protein MPVALITGCSSGIGRALAEVFKSAGYEVWASARKTEDVAALAAAGFTAVQLDVNDGAALEHLSERINQQHGGLDVLINNAGYGAMGPLLDGGVPAMQRQFETNVFAIVGVTRALFPVLRRAKGLVVNIGSVSGVLVTPFAGAYCASKAAVHALTDALRMELAPFGVRVMEVQPGAIASSFAKNAGHEAEQLITEQSPWWPLRDGIRARAKASQDNPTPASEFAAGLLKAVQQSKPPRLIRLGNGSRALPLLAGLLPKGLLEAGLMKRFGLKGQLP; from the coding sequence ATGCCTGTTGCGTTGATTACCGGTTGCTCCAGCGGCATTGGCCGCGCCCTCGCCGAGGTGTTCAAAAGTGCCGGATACGAAGTCTGGGCCAGCGCCCGCAAGACAGAAGACGTGGCGGCGCTGGCCGCTGCCGGTTTCACCGCCGTGCAACTGGACGTCAACGATGGCGCCGCGCTCGAACACTTGAGCGAGCGCATCAACCAGCAACATGGCGGCCTCGATGTGCTGATCAACAATGCCGGTTATGGCGCCATGGGGCCGTTGCTCGACGGCGGTGTACCGGCCATGCAGCGGCAATTCGAAACCAATGTGTTCGCCATCGTCGGCGTCACCCGCGCCCTGTTCCCGGTGCTGCGTCGCGCCAAGGGGCTGGTGGTGAACATCGGCAGCGTGTCCGGGGTTTTGGTCACGCCATTCGCCGGCGCCTACTGCGCCTCGAAAGCGGCGGTGCATGCCTTGACCGATGCGTTGCGCATGGAACTGGCGCCGTTTGGCGTGCGGGTCATGGAAGTCCAGCCGGGCGCCATCGCTTCCAGTTTTGCCAAGAATGCCGGCCATGAGGCGGAGCAGTTGATTACCGAACAATCGCCGTGGTGGCCCCTGCGTGACGGCATTCGCGCACGGGCCAAGGCCTCCCAGGACAACCCGACCCCGGCCAGTGAATTTGCCGCCGGTTTGCTCAAGGCCGTGCAGCAGAGCAAACCACCGCGCCTGATTCGTTTGGGCAATGGCAGTCGGGCGTTACCGTTGCTGGCGGGGTTGTTGCCTAAAGGGCTGCTGGAGGCGGGGTTGATGAAGCGGTTCGGGCTGAAGGGGCAACTTCCATGA
- a CDS encoding DUF4440 domain-containing protein, translating to MTDYTEYFDEVIQAHIAIEQWLAEDQDEPALERLLTRFSPQFSMVSPLGRALDFDALSELFLMAGGKKLGFRIELSELRGIALYDGGAVVSYREQQTDATGLHSDRRSTVVFEKRADGQLIWRHLHETFCKE from the coding sequence ATGACCGACTACACCGAATACTTTGATGAAGTGATCCAGGCCCACATCGCCATCGAGCAATGGTTGGCCGAGGATCAAGACGAGCCGGCGCTTGAACGGTTGCTGACGCGTTTTTCACCGCAGTTTTCCATGGTCTCGCCGTTGGGCCGGGCGCTGGATTTCGATGCGTTGAGTGAGTTGTTTTTGATGGCGGGCGGGAAGAAGCTCGGGTTCAGAATTGAGCTCAGCGAGTTGCGCGGCATCGCTTTGTACGACGGTGGTGCAGTGGTGAGTTATCGCGAGCAGCAGACCGATGCGACGGGGCTGCACTCTGATCGGCGGTCGACGGTGGTGTTTGAGAAACGGGCCGATGGCCAGCTCATTTGGCGGCATTTGCATGAGACGTTTTGCAAGGAGTGA
- a CDS encoding HlyD family secretion protein → MKKLFSLLATLLVLALAMWIGRTLWVHYMDTPWTRDGRVRADIINVAADVTGEVVDVPVRDNQRVKKGDLLMQIDPEHYRIAVKQAQALVASRKSTWEMRKVNAHRRADMDNLVISRENRDDASNIADSALADYQHAQAQLEAAELNLKRTEVRAAVDGYVTNLNVHRGDYARIGEAKMAVVDMNSFWVYGFFEETKLPHVRVGDKADMQLMSGEVLKGHVESISRGIYDRDNPQSRELIADVNPTFNWVRLAQRVPVRIHIDEVPEGVLLAAGITCTVVVK, encoded by the coding sequence ATGAAAAAGCTTTTCAGCCTGCTCGCCACTCTGCTGGTGCTGGCTCTTGCGATGTGGATCGGCCGGACCCTGTGGGTGCATTACATGGACACCCCGTGGACCCGCGACGGCCGGGTGCGCGCCGACATCATCAACGTCGCCGCCGACGTCACCGGGGAAGTGGTGGACGTGCCGGTGCGCGACAACCAACGGGTAAAGAAGGGTGATCTGTTGATGCAGATTGACCCCGAGCACTACCGCATCGCGGTCAAACAGGCGCAGGCGCTGGTGGCCTCACGCAAGTCGACGTGGGAGATGCGCAAGGTCAACGCCCACCGCCGCGCTGACATGGACAACCTGGTGATCTCCAGGGAAAACCGCGACGACGCCAGCAACATCGCCGACTCGGCCCTGGCCGATTACCAGCATGCTCAGGCACAGCTCGAAGCCGCCGAACTGAACCTCAAACGCACCGAGGTCCGCGCAGCGGTGGACGGTTATGTGACCAACCTCAATGTGCACCGCGGCGACTACGCGCGCATCGGCGAAGCGAAAATGGCCGTGGTCGACATGAACTCGTTCTGGGTCTACGGCTTCTTCGAAGAAACCAAATTGCCCCACGTGCGGGTCGGCGATAAAGCCGACATGCAGTTGATGAGCGGGGAAGTGTTGAAGGGGCATGTGGAAAGCATTTCTCGCGGCATCTACGACCGTGATAACCCGCAGAGCCGCGAGCTGATTGCGGATGTGAACCCGACCTTTAACTGGGTGCGTTTGGCGCAGCGGGTGCCGGTGCGGATTCACATTGATGAAGTGCCGGAGGGTGTGCTGTTGGCGGCGGGGATTACGTGCACTGTGGTTGTTAAGTAA
- a CDS encoding DUF1656 domain-containing protein codes for MPREIAFHGVYMPTMTLMFFIAAALAWALDRFLSGFDLYRFFWHPALLRLSLFTCLFGALALTVYR; via the coding sequence ATGCCTCGTGAAATCGCCTTCCACGGCGTGTACATGCCGACCATGACCCTGATGTTTTTCATCGCTGCGGCGCTGGCCTGGGCACTCGACCGGTTCCTGTCCGGATTCGATCTGTACCGCTTCTTCTGGCACCCGGCGCTGCTGCGCCTGAGTCTGTTTACCTGTCTGTTCGGCGCCCTGGCGCTGACTGTTTACCGTTGA
- a CDS encoding FUSC family protein, with amino-acid sequence MTPLPAPLRWLNSLEWRRGFFDWARSDGVTWVYIFKVLFAAFLTLWLAMRLELPQPRTAMITVFIVMQPQSGHVLAKSFYRFLGTLAGSAVMVALIALFAQNTELFLGSLAIWVGICSAGAARYRNFRAYGFVLAGYTAAMVGLPALAHPDGAFMAAVWRVLEISLGIICSTLVSAAILPQSASAAMRNALYQRFGVFALFVTDGLRGRSKREAFEASNVRFIAEAVGLEGLRSVTVFEDPHMRRRNGRLSRLNSEFMGITTRFNALHQLLERLRSSGTDHVVAAIKPGLQDLAELLDGFSGRALTNADAGRLVIALTAYKEGLPARVRSLRAIFQEGDPSDAEHLDFHTAYELLYRFVDDLHSYAQTHASLADHSHAREQWDEPFTPQTNWMASAASGIRAAFILVVLGSYWVATAWPSGATMTLIAAATVGLSAATPNPKRMAFQMACGTLLGALIGFVEMFFIFPWIDGFPLLCVMLAPVIVLGSFLTSRPQYAGIGLGLLIFFSTGSVPDNLTVYNPYAFINDYIAMVLGMLVCAAAGAIILPPNSRWLWRRLEQDLRGQVVYAISGKLKGLASSFESSTRDLLHQAYGLAAGQPQVQRDLLRWMFVVLEVGHAIIELRKEQAILPVHPAYAESQPWRQAIRVMGRSLVRLFLQPSQSNLERGLIAVDHAISRVQATDEPFAPHFDTSALRRVKSYLHFIRTSLLDPQSPLAGYIKANATAKPQGLEHAS; translated from the coding sequence ATGACTCCCTTGCCCGCACCTTTGCGCTGGCTGAATTCCCTTGAATGGCGCCGGGGTTTCTTCGACTGGGCGCGCAGCGATGGCGTGACCTGGGTCTACATTTTCAAGGTGCTGTTCGCCGCGTTCCTGACCCTGTGGCTGGCCATGCGCCTGGAGTTGCCGCAGCCGCGCACGGCGATGATCACCGTGTTCATCGTCATGCAACCGCAAAGCGGCCACGTGCTGGCCAAGAGTTTCTATCGCTTCCTTGGGACATTGGCCGGCTCGGCGGTGATGGTCGCGTTGATCGCTTTGTTTGCGCAAAACACCGAGCTGTTCCTCGGTTCGCTGGCGATCTGGGTGGGCATCTGTTCGGCGGGCGCGGCGCGCTATCGCAACTTTCGCGCCTATGGTTTCGTGCTCGCCGGGTACACCGCGGCGATGGTTGGTTTGCCCGCACTGGCGCACCCGGACGGCGCGTTCATGGCCGCCGTGTGGCGGGTGCTGGAAATCTCCCTGGGGATCATTTGCTCCACGCTGGTCAGCGCCGCAATCCTGCCGCAATCCGCCAGCGCCGCCATGCGCAACGCCTTGTATCAGCGCTTCGGCGTGTTCGCGCTATTCGTCACCGATGGCTTGCGCGGTCGCAGCAAACGGGAGGCTTTCGAGGCGAGCAACGTGCGCTTCATCGCTGAGGCCGTGGGGCTGGAAGGGTTGCGCAGCGTCACCGTGTTCGAAGACCCGCACATGCGTCGGCGCAATGGTCGGCTCAGCCGCTTGAATAGCGAGTTCATGGGCATCACCACCCGTTTCAACGCCTTGCACCAGTTGCTCGAACGCTTGCGCAGCAGCGGCACCGATCACGTGGTTGCGGCTATCAAGCCGGGTTTGCAGGACCTGGCCGAACTGCTCGACGGCTTCAGCGGCCGTGCGCTGACCAATGCCGATGCGGGGCGTCTGGTCATCGCACTGACCGCCTATAAAGAAGGTCTGCCGGCGCGGGTTCGCAGCCTTCGGGCGATCTTCCAGGAGGGCGATCCGAGCGACGCCGAGCACCTGGATTTTCATACCGCGTACGAGCTGCTCTATCGCTTCGTCGACGACTTGCACAGTTATGCACAGACCCACGCGTCGCTGGCCGATCACAGCCATGCGCGCGAGCAATGGGATGAGCCGTTCACCCCGCAAACCAACTGGATGGCGTCGGCCGCCTCGGGGATTCGCGCGGCGTTCATTCTGGTGGTTCTGGGCAGCTATTGGGTCGCAACGGCATGGCCGAGCGGTGCGACGATGACCCTGATTGCCGCCGCTACCGTGGGCCTCTCGGCGGCGACACCGAATCCAAAACGCATGGCCTTTCAGATGGCCTGCGGGACGCTCCTCGGGGCTCTGATCGGCTTCGTCGAGATGTTTTTCATTTTCCCCTGGATCGACGGTTTTCCGTTGCTCTGCGTGATGCTCGCACCGGTGATCGTACTCGGTTCGTTCCTGACTTCACGACCGCAATATGCGGGCATAGGCCTCGGCTTGCTGATCTTCTTCAGCACCGGTTCGGTGCCGGACAACCTCACCGTTTACAACCCTTACGCCTTTATCAACGACTACATCGCCATGGTGCTCGGCATGCTGGTATGCGCGGCGGCCGGGGCGATCATTCTGCCGCCCAACAGCCGCTGGTTGTGGCGTCGGCTGGAACAGGATTTGCGCGGGCAAGTGGTGTACGCCATCAGCGGCAAACTCAAGGGTTTGGCGTCGAGTTTCGAAAGCAGCACGCGGGACTTGCTGCACCAGGCCTACGGTCTCGCGGCAGGGCAACCGCAGGTGCAGCGGGACTTGTTGCGCTGGATGTTCGTGGTGCTGGAAGTCGGCCACGCGATCATCGAGTTGCGCAAGGAGCAGGCGATCCTGCCGGTGCATCCGGCGTATGCCGAATCGCAGCCGTGGCGCCAGGCGATCCGCGTGATGGGCCGTTCGCTGGTGCGGTTGTTCCTGCAACCGAGCCAGAGCAATCTCGAACGCGGCCTGATCGCCGTCGATCACGCGATCAGCCGCGTGCAAGCCACCGACGAACCTTTCGCGCCGCACTTCGACACCTCGGCCCTGCGCCGGGTGAAGAGCTACCTGCACTTTATCCGCACTTCGTTACTGGACCCGCAATCGCCGCTCGCCGGCTACATAAAGGCCAACGCCACCGCCAAGCCCCAAGGACTTGAACATGCCTCGTGA
- a CDS encoding efflux transporter outer membrane subunit gives MPRRINRALQTLSVLALTLAISGCIGTGGIAPQGKALEADSLATDEAIQNAAQDAHWPTAQWWQAYGDPQLNRWIDLALQGSPTMAMAAARVRQAKSMAGIAESAESLQINGESTLKRHNWPTDQFYGPGELANTTTWDNNAALGFSYALDLWGRESNATERAVDMAHMTAAEARLAQLELQNNIVRAYIELSLHYAQRDIVAATLKQQQQILDLAQKRLNGGIGTHFEVSQAETPLPETHRQIDALDEEIALSRNQLAALAGKGPGEGAQLQRPTLSLGAALKLPSTLPAQLLGQRPDVVASRWQVAAQARGIDVAHAGFYPNVDLVGSLGYMATGGGALEFLTGKKLNYSVGPAISLPIFDGGRLRSELGEASAGYDIAVAKYNQTLVNALKNISDQLIRRESMDKQQTFAAESVAAAQKTYDIAMIAYQRGLTDYLNVLNAQTLLFKQQQVQQQVQAARLSAHAELVTALGGGLGAGSGVPKDSQIAVPKTPTLLKSISK, from the coding sequence GTGCCGCGTCGCATCAACAGAGCGCTTCAGACGCTCAGTGTTTTGGCTTTAACCCTGGCAATCAGCGGCTGCATCGGTACCGGAGGTATTGCTCCGCAGGGCAAGGCTCTCGAGGCCGATTCACTGGCCACCGACGAAGCCATTCAGAACGCTGCACAGGACGCTCACTGGCCGACCGCCCAATGGTGGCAGGCCTATGGCGACCCGCAATTGAACCGCTGGATCGACCTCGCCCTGCAAGGTAGCCCGACCATGGCCATGGCGGCGGCGCGAGTGCGTCAGGCCAAATCCATGGCCGGGATCGCCGAGTCCGCCGAGTCGCTGCAGATCAATGGCGAATCCACTCTCAAACGCCACAACTGGCCCACCGATCAGTTCTACGGGCCGGGCGAGTTGGCCAACACCACCACCTGGGACAACAACGCCGCGCTGGGCTTCAGCTACGCCCTCGACCTTTGGGGGCGCGAAAGCAACGCCACCGAGCGCGCCGTGGACATGGCCCACATGACGGCCGCCGAAGCGCGTCTGGCCCAGCTCGAATTGCAGAACAACATCGTGCGCGCCTACATCGAGCTGTCGTTGCATTACGCGCAACGGGACATCGTCGCCGCGACCCTGAAACAGCAGCAGCAAATTCTCGATCTCGCGCAGAAGCGCCTGAACGGTGGCATCGGCACCCATTTTGAAGTCAGTCAGGCTGAAACGCCGCTGCCGGAAACCCACCGCCAGATCGATGCACTGGACGAAGAAATCGCCCTTAGCCGCAACCAGCTCGCGGCACTTGCGGGCAAAGGTCCGGGGGAGGGCGCGCAGTTGCAACGGCCGACGTTGTCGTTGGGCGCGGCGCTGAAGTTGCCATCGACCTTGCCCGCGCAACTGCTTGGCCAACGCCCGGACGTGGTCGCCAGTCGCTGGCAAGTAGCGGCCCAGGCGCGGGGCATTGACGTCGCCCATGCCGGGTTCTACCCCAACGTCGATCTGGTCGGCAGCCTCGGTTACATGGCCACGGGCGGTGGAGCGTTGGAGTTCCTGACCGGCAAGAAGCTCAACTACAGTGTCGGCCCGGCCATCTCGTTGCCGATCTTCGACGGCGGCCGTTTGCGCTCGGAGCTGGGCGAAGCCTCGGCCGGTTACGACATCGCCGTGGCCAAGTACAACCAGACGCTGGTCAACGCGTTGAAAAACATCTCCGACCAGTTGATCCGCCGCGAATCCATGGACAAGCAGCAAACCTTCGCCGCCGAGTCGGTGGCCGCTGCGCAGAAGACCTACGACATTGCGATGATCGCCTACCAGCGCGGGCTCACCGACTACCTCAACGTGCTTAACGCCCAGACTTTGTTGTTCAAACAGCAACAAGTTCAGCAGCAAGTGCAGGCCGCGCGACTGAGTGCTCATGCCGAACTGGTGACGGCGCTCGGCGGCGGATTGGGCGCGGGTAGCGGCGTGCCGAAAGACAGCCAGATCGCCGTACCGAAAACCCCGACTCTTCTTAAGAGCATCTCCAAGTGA
- a CDS encoding LysR family transcriptional regulator, producing the protein MDTLQNMRAFSYVAEAGSFTAAAVQLDTTTANVSRAVSNLEAHLQTRLLNRTTRRIALTEAGKRYLLRCEQILAYVEEAEAEASDAHARPAGQLKVHTMTGIGQHFVIDAIARYRKTHPDVTFDLTMANRVPDLLDEGYDVSIVLASELPDSGFVSQRLGITYSIVCASPAYVKANGCAQKPSDLLNHACLRLVSPVIPLEKWTFDGPEGQEMVTINSSPFLVNSADAMKTAITSGMGVGVLPVYAAIEGLRNGTLVRVMPNYRSQELNLYAIYPSRQYLDAKIKTWVEYLRGSLPEILAAHQAELVAYELSGSMGGVRVAN; encoded by the coding sequence ATGGACACTTTGCAAAACATGCGCGCCTTCAGTTACGTGGCCGAGGCCGGCAGCTTCACTGCCGCCGCCGTGCAACTCGATACTACGACGGCCAACGTTTCGCGCGCGGTCTCCAACCTGGAAGCCCACCTGCAAACCCGCCTGCTCAACCGCACCACCCGACGCATCGCCCTGACCGAGGCCGGCAAGCGCTATCTATTGCGCTGCGAGCAGATCCTGGCCTACGTCGAAGAAGCCGAAGCCGAAGCCAGCGACGCCCATGCCCGTCCGGCCGGGCAGCTCAAAGTGCACACCATGACCGGCATCGGTCAGCACTTCGTGATCGACGCCATCGCCCGCTACCGCAAGACCCACCCCGACGTCACCTTCGACCTGACCATGGCCAACCGCGTCCCGGACCTGCTGGACGAGGGCTACGACGTGTCCATTGTGCTGGCCAGCGAGCTGCCGGACTCGGGCTTCGTCTCCCAGCGCTTGGGCATCACCTACAGCATCGTTTGCGCCTCGCCGGCCTATGTGAAAGCCAACGGCTGCGCACAGAAGCCCAGCGATTTGCTGAACCACGCGTGCCTGCGTTTGGTGAGCCCGGTGATTCCGCTGGAGAAATGGACCTTCGACGGCCCGGAAGGCCAGGAAATGGTGACGATCAATAGCTCACCGTTTCTGGTGAACTCCGCCGATGCGATGAAGACGGCAATCACCAGCGGCATGGGGGTTGGGGTTTTGCCGGTGTATGCAGCGATTGAAGGATTGCGCAACGGCACCCTGGTGCGGGTGATGCCGAACTATCGGTCGCAGGAATTGAATCTGTATGCGATCTATCCGTCGCGGCAGTATCTGGATGCGAAGATCAAGACGTGGGTCGAGTATTTGCGCGGGTCGTTGCCGGAGATTTTGGCGGCGCATCAGGCGGAATTGGTGGCTTATGAGTTGAGTGGGAGCATGGGTGGGGTTCGGGTGGCGAACTGA
- a CDS encoding D-glycerate dehydrogenase: MKKTVLAFSRITPEMIERLQQDFDVIVPNPKNGDINAQFNEALPRAHGLIGVGRKLGRAQLENAAKLEVVSSVSVGYDNYDVAYFNERGIMLTNTPDVLTESTADLAFALLMSSARRVAELDAWTKAGQWQATVGAPLFGCDVHGKTLGIVGMGNIGAAIARRGRLGFNMPILYSGNSRKTELEQELGAQFRSLDQLLAEADFVCLVVPLSEKTRHLISHRELALMKPSAILVNIARGPVVDEPALIEALQNNRIRGAGLDVYEKEPLAESPLFQLKNAVTLPHIGSATHETRDAMANRALANLRSALLGERPQDLVNPQVWKV; encoded by the coding sequence ATGAAAAAGACCGTCCTCGCCTTCAGCCGCATCACCCCCGAAATGATCGAACGCCTGCAACAAGACTTCGACGTCATCGTGCCCAACCCGAAAAACGGCGACATCAACGCCCAATTCAACGAAGCCCTGCCCCGCGCGCATGGCCTGATCGGCGTCGGTCGCAAACTCGGTCGCGCACAGTTGGAAAACGCCGCCAAACTGGAAGTCGTCTCCAGCGTCTCGGTCGGCTACGACAACTACGACGTCGCCTACTTCAACGAACGCGGGATCATGCTCACCAACACCCCCGACGTCCTCACCGAAAGCACCGCCGACCTGGCCTTCGCCCTGCTCATGAGCAGCGCCCGTCGCGTCGCCGAACTGGACGCCTGGACCAAGGCTGGCCAATGGCAAGCCACCGTCGGGGCGCCATTGTTCGGCTGCGATGTGCACGGCAAAACCCTGGGCATCGTCGGCATGGGCAACATCGGTGCGGCCATCGCCCGTCGCGGGCGTCTGGGCTTCAACATGCCAATCCTCTACAGCGGCAACAGCCGCAAGACCGAACTGGAGCAAGAGCTCGGCGCACAGTTCCGCAGCCTTGATCAACTGCTGGCCGAAGCCGACTTTGTCTGCCTGGTGGTGCCGCTCAGTGAAAAAACCAGACACCTGATCAGCCATCGCGAACTGGCGTTGATGAAGCCGAGCGCGATTCTGGTGAACATTGCCCGCGGCCCGGTGGTGGACGAACCCGCCTTGATCGAAGCCCTGCAAAACAACCGGATTCGCGGCGCCGGGCTGGACGTTTACGAGAAAGAACCGCTGGCCGAGTCACCCCTGTTCCAACTGAAAAACGCGGTGACATTGCCGCACATCGGTTCAGCGACTCATGAAACCCGCGACGCCATGGCCAACCGTGCCTTGGCTAACTTGCGCAGCGCCTTGCTGGGGGAGCGACCGCAAGATCTGGTGAACCCACAAGTCTGGAAAGTCTAA
- a CDS encoding DUF2165 family protein, which yields MNHLTTDKLIRYSKVVLMAYISFFGLMVMYSNFTDYPSNYEYVGHILSMDTTRENLNLSYRAITSPMLHHRIYWLIITLEVIYTAFCLLGAYHLYRNINAPAAVFHEAKKFAIIGLLIGLFVYYICLQVIGTEWFNMDESAIWNAKDWARHIVDFMFPLLIYITLNIER from the coding sequence TTGAACCACCTTACGACCGACAAACTGATTAGATACAGCAAAGTAGTACTAATGGCCTATATAAGCTTCTTTGGCTTGATGGTGATGTACAGCAACTTTACCGACTACCCATCCAATTACGAATACGTCGGCCATATTCTCAGCATGGACACCACCCGAGAAAACCTGAACCTGAGCTACAGAGCAATCACTTCGCCCATGCTCCACCACCGAATTTATTGGTTAATTATCACTTTGGAAGTTATTTACACGGCTTTCTGCTTGCTGGGCGCTTACCATCTTTATCGAAACATCAATGCACCTGCAGCCGTTTTTCACGAAGCGAAGAAATTTGCGATCATCGGACTATTAATTGGTCTTTTTGTCTATTACATCTGCCTGCAAGTGATCGGCACCGAATGGTTCAACATGGATGAATCTGCAATCTGGAACGCCAAGGATTGGGCCAGGCACATCGTGGACTTCATGTTTCCACTGCTGATTTACATCACGCTCAACATCGAACGCTGA